The genomic region ATGCTAAGGACAGTATCAGATGGAGAGTTTGAGCCTGGGgtgaagtatgtgtgtgtgtgttacagtaaatcCAGGAGATCTGTTTTCAGAGCAAGTGGTTTTTCTCTGGATATGAATATTGGAGGTCATTCTTGGGTCAGTTTTGAGTTTTATTTCTAGAATAATCTCTACATTCCTGCCATGAAGCCCTAAAATAACGAAACCCACTTTCCCAGGCTCTGGAATGGCCAGATATGGAGCTGGAGATTAAATTCTGGCCTGAGATGGCAAACACACTGACAGATTTTTTCACCAGTTGTTTGGTTCACAGCCGCAAGAGCGAGCACTGGAGTCTGAAACACTGGCACCAGAACAGGACAGAAATCTTTTCTCAAGAGTCACACAGCTGGATGGAAAACATGAAAACGGATTTAACTCTTCAGACCTCTTCCTCATTTATACAACACAGCAGATACGCAGGGGTTTCAACTCGTCCTTTAAACTATCCGAAAACAACACGACTCGTGTTGCAGCGTGGGGTCCAATCGTTACACATGAAACCAGATGAAGTACTGTTGTTGGTtacaaaatgtgtattttattaaaagaGATGTGTTGTTGATGCTTGTTTGTGAGTTAGTCTGTTTACTGTTTagtttgaaatgtattttaatggcTGTAATGCATGTTTGCTagtctattaattaattaactgtcTTATTGTGTTTACTGTGTATGGTGCTTGTTTGctggctatctatctatctatctatctatctatccattcatccagaTATCCTCAGGTCATGCTAAAACtgagtgatagatagatagagagatagatagatagatagatagatagatagatcagtacaaacaaacatacatacatacataccagtttctctctctctctctctctctctctatgtctcactgtagatagatagatagatagatagataccgGATAGATACCGGTTTCTCTCACAAGATTCAGATTAAAATAGCTTTACTGGCATGGTAAAAGGCTTTATATTGCCAAaacaatattaacattaaaacattattaactctctctctctctctctctctctctctctctttctctctctctgtctcgctctagATAAATccctttttgtctctctctctctctatttatctgtctcactcaacagatagacaggcagacagacagacagatagatagatagatagatagacataaatagatagatagatagatagtacgCTGCTGTACGCTGTAAAAGAACAACAGTGTGAAACcatctgagaatctggagaagtTCCATGTGTTCTGTGTGTCTGGAAAAGTGGAATGAATACAACAGCGCAACAGATggggaatgagagagggagagacggtgaaagagagagggagagaggaggaaaagggGGTATGAGAGGAAATATAAAACTACCTTACCTCTCTGTCCTGCAATACTCAGATTAAAGTCCAGCTTTTGCGCAGCAGGTTTAAGTCCAAATGTTTGAACCTGCAGCTCCACTCAGAACTGATCCATCGTTCCAGATGTGCAGACGGAGAGTGGGAGTGAGACAGGAGGAaagtgaggagagagagtgagaaagagagagagagaaatgccaACGTTCCTCTCTTTAGCAGAATTTCCACTACTGCTGTGGAAATGACCGTGTTCATGGAGCTCTGGATGGAATCCCAGTTTCAGTGGCCagttaaaatgagaaatgagtaAAGTTTggaaacataaacaataaatTGCAGCAAaactgtgcttttgttttttcaccttaaggcaagacactacatGAAGAAGCAACAATGTTGGTCGTGACAATCATTTTTCAGAGTTTTGGATAATTTGGTCAAATCTATCTTCATGTCTTCTCTTAATACGTAGTAATAAAACAtctcaaaatgtttattttattggttttgtccataatttttttttatctttaagctccacccacttcacAGTCACATCATGTCATATATCCCTGAACAGCTTGTTTCCtgataaatatatacaatacgTGTCAATTTGTGTCATTATAAAcctttataaaccttataaaacacactaacaacatgcaaactcattaaacaacattgtaaatatttttttaaactgttgtcCTCAAAAATCAGTTTTTTCTATATTCAGAACTAAAAGTTTCTAGATGTCCCGCATTCATGAAAATTCATTCCATTCCCATTAAAAAAGAATATCACAGAGGAAATTCcacaaatgaacatttttgtatttatgttaGATTTGATCCTGgaaaatggccaaaaaaaacaacactttttgttataacagttttcttttttaaaagaaagccttttttttaagtCTTTCACTTAAGAGCATTTTCACAGTGAGATACCTATTTTAGTTCTAACATCAtccaaaaagtatatattttgcttgtttgtttgtttgtttgattttatatGGAGACATTTAATTAGACgaagcctcatttgcataaataaaaattctatagTTCCAGTTTAAATAATGCTTGTAAGAATATTATATAAGCAATCGACTGGTGAAGATGATTGATtgtgatatttattgtttttaaaatattactgtCATTCATGTAGTTTAAGTCAGGATTACTGTTGCTAGGCAAATGTAAACTCTGCAGCTAGCTAATGACTGAGGTTAATAATTTAGCTAAGTAAATcttatatatagacacacagcAGCAGTTGAAACTAAGACGAAATCATcaggaacatcaacatttacctcaggtgtgttgttcatttattaagaaaacactaaaattacacttaaaatgacaattttcTTTATGAAGGCTTAGTCATTAGCTAGCTTATGCTTTGCCTGCAGACtttccagttgcctagcaacagttcCCTACTACTTGAACAACAAGATTATCACATATCAACTCAGGATTATTGTTTTATCTTGCATACAGACAGTATGAAGACACAGCAACAgttgaaatgaatcaaaattgTCAGGAAGGTCAACATTAACCTCAGATTTATTAAGAAAATATTGTGTTCAATTATAATGGCTTCCGATTGTCTCTATACAACATTTACTTACCTAAATGTTTAGCCCCATTCAATAGCTAGCTTACTAGCTTACTTATCCCCATTCATTAGCTAATTCACACTTTGTCTGCAGATtttccagttgcctagcaacagtaaCCCTGACTTTAACTACTTGCTCAACAAGTTAATCATGTATTTGACTCAATATTACTGATTCATATCTTGTACACAGACAACGTGAACACACAGCGATAATGGAAATGAGACACAGCGATAATGGAAATGAGACACAGCAATAATGGAAATGAGACACAGTTATCAGGAAGCTCAACATTTACCTCGGATATGTTGGTTAGTTCTTAAGAAAACACTCTGTTCAACTAATATTACATGTAATTACACCTAGCATTGACCGCTAACTGAACCTCCATGGGTTCTGCTGCATTGTTCATTCAGAGCTGATAGAAAATCTTGACTCCAAACTATTTTTTCATTCACATAGACTCTTCTTGTAAACACAATGAATACAATGCTATCTGTATGCTGCGTTCCTCCAGCTAATTACATTTACAGGTGATAAGAGATGTGATTTGTCAGTGCAGTGATTTGTACACGAGAGAATTAATGTGTACTGAAGCTGATTGTTTAACAATTGAGAAAATGAGgctgtttgcaaaaaaaatttaaaaaaaagaaggaaatgttGTGATTTAACATCTCCCATGTGAGTGATTCATCACCATCGCTCTCTTCAGCTGTGCTTTCAACGCTTATTTTCACGTCCAATTTCACTAACAAGCTTCACAGAGTCAGGAATTATACGCTGTACAGGACTTCAGTGGAAAAACGGTGTCTGAAATAACGACCAACAATCAACCGTTACCATATAGGCCACGTGTGggcctattcactatatagtgcacataaacaccatcagcTATCCACTGTGggcatgtcccaaaccacacaccttattccctatatagtgcacataaacaccatcagctatccactgtgggcgtgtcccaaaccacacaccttattcactatatagtgcacataaacaccatcagcTATCCACTGTGggcatgtcccaaaccacacaccttattcactatatagtgcacataaacaccatcatcaatCCACTGATCTGTGATCTGTGATGTTTTCACAGCTGCACTTTCTGGAAGTGGTGAAGTCAGGCAGAACTCCAGCTTGGTCTCTGAGTGACTCACGCTGGAGGTTTGAGCAGAAAATCATCAGGACTCTGTGATTATCCGAGGGATTTTTTTTGCAGCATCTGCTCCATATCAGCCACGTAACGTTCCACTGCAGAGCTCCAACTCCTCAAACGCGACGCTTCCTTTTGCAATCTCAGACTCTGCCCCTTCCTGCTTGCTGCCGCTGGACGGTGAAATACACCACCaaaagtgccatgttctaagttgtcaACACATGTAGATGTAAATACGAGGAAATGAAGCTGAAATCCTGATCTATCATCGcgtatccatcttttgatctcaaacccaaacgtctccAGTGTATATCGAAGACAAACGAATCGGCctcgctgttccaatactttcggaggggactctATCTCTGGCAGGTGAATGCATTTATTAATCAATAAATTAtaacacatttaattaatactataacatgttaaaaaaaaaaagtttatctagtatttattatttaatagttttatttttaacctttaCTACATTTTTAACAATTAAAACAAGTTCTTTACACATTTAACCCTGATTATGTTCACTCAACTGTTCACGACTTATTATATATTACTTGCCAAAGTATTCCTCTCTTAAcatttcaacacacacattattctaaTTAGTTTTATACAGATTTCAGTCCGGATGTGCATCTGACCTTATAGGCTTTATATTTTACAACCTTTCCTCTCTCACGTtttaatcagaataaaaactagaCGTGAACTGAAACAGAATCCAAACACACTCACTGCAAACACGGTTCATAAAAGGTACTGACTAGTGTGTGGTAATGccaaagagaaacattttatttagtaaaaaatacacacacacacacacacacacacacaaagaaacaggTTCAAACGtcacaaaattttatttagattgctatattatcataaCTTTTATTAAaccatgaaaacacacacacacacacacactctctctctctctctcctgtccacTTCATTTTACTGGATCAACAAGAGGCGGAGCTTAAGTTACATTTGATCACATAACATCACCCAACacaaacatttcttttcatttcttcagttcaGTACGAACTCCTGGTTTATGTTACATGACAGCAGTGTAGCAACATTAGCTAACataattagccagctagctactTTAgccagacatttttatttagcttaGCTGATGTTAACGACACCTCTGTAGCGTTATAGGTCTGTATAAACCCAGTAGCCATGATCGCTAGCaaagtttttaaattaaactccATTTCCCCCCCAGTTTATTTGTTGCTTAATTACACAACTCCAATGAACTAGCGCTGTTGCATAGCATGTCAGCTACTACTGAGAGCTGTGAGGCCAAACGCATGCTTCCACATGTTTTCATATAATCACActtaactttagctagctagctagctagcaagtaaAATCACTCAGCTAAAGTTAGCTCACATAAGATGGCCAGCACGGGCTAGCTGTCTACACTGATATGACGTAGAGTACATAGCTACGCTTACACTGTGATAAAATGCACGTTCGTCGTCGCAAAGATTTTTCTGCACTGTGATTGGATGATGCGACTGCTGCTCATTAATTATTCACGGGTTTTCCCCAGCTCATGCTAAGAAGTAATATCGTGTTAGGTAATGTATTGTGGCGTGATCGTATGTAACTTTAAGCTCCGCCCAGGCTGACCCGGAGACGCGCTGCAGAAGGACGTGTGGAAATGGAATTCCATTGTCCTCGGATCGGATGATGGGATTATCATTGATAATCAGGAATGTTTTAGTGTTACAGAGTCAGAATGAACTATTACActcatgttattattattattattattattattattattatcatcatctgTTTCTGGATCAGGATCTTTGCTTCTCTGTCCTGCTTCTGAACGGAGCATTCATGTCACATGGGGACTGGGAATTTTGGGAGTTTGTAAGTGATGCATCTGCCAACATAAACACTTTTTCATTGGAAAAATTATGGAAAGTTGgaatattactttatttttcatGAATTAGAGCTGATAAATGTCACCGCCTGCGTCCTGATGATTGGGAAGATatcatactaaaaaaaaaacaaccaggaaaaaagctaaaaaaacatttttagcaaGTAATGAAATGGAAATACATGAACGCTAACATCTTCGGCTTTCTTACCGCGGACACGAGACACCTTCGTGAGTTGGTATACGCTCTGTGGTTTCATTCTGCTCGTCACATCAGTGCGCTCCAGTGCTGCAGGTGGCGCTGTTAAAATCACACAACCGTTTTCAGAAATCACTCCAAACTCCGCCCACCGAACGTGTCATGGCCGATCGTCTACGTTTGTGGTAAGCAGGAATGTGcgtatgtttaatttttaaccaaaaaagttTCACAAAAGGAATAAAGAagtaaaggaggaggaggactgGGAAATGATCCGGTGTTGAGGTGGGAACATGTCGGAGCTCAGTGGTGCTGATCTCGGCTTTAGCGATGAGCGAGTGGAAATCAGCTATGTCCTCTAAGTGCTACTCTAACCGCAGGTCTGAAGTCTTAGGCTACGTCCACATTCATTCGGACAGATCTGAAAATCACGTTTTCGTTTTTAAACAcgttcttattaaaaaaaacgtgaaaacgTTAAAAGTTTTGACCTGTGTCATTTCCGTCGgccgtttgtttatttatttattatttatttattgtggcaTTAATCTTTTACGAtgctatcaaactggatatcAGGCACAACGGCTGCGGtacaacatcgtccaccatcttgttttttgtttttttgtttttttagcttaACGGCTCACATGACTAAAAACACGTCAGTGTTTTCGAACATCTCCGTCTTCTCAGTCCACGCCACATCACGGAAACGCCATTTTCAAATTTGATCCGGATTAACGTAGACGTAGCCTAAAACACAGAAAGAAGAGACGCGACTCTCCGTCCCCGCTCGAGAGGCAATGACGGAGGGGACGCTCGTCCACGTGGGTGGAACCTCACAGCTTGGCTTTGCCCGGTTGTAGCTGCAGGTTCTGGAGCTTCATGGCCATTCCCATGTTCCCCGTGATCTTCAGCTTTCCCTGGAAAAACGCCTGGAAaaatcagacagacaggaaaCGCAGCGGTTAACACAGACATGGAACTGACCGATTTTTTTGTagaaaagtttttgtttttgttaagatGTTTAAAAGCATCAAACGATGAGTGTAAAGCTGAACGCTCATTTGCTTTTATTAGATGTAGAAAACAGTGTTCTCACAGTCTGAGGATTTATCTTCCCCGTCATGAGGGCCAGCAGGTCAGAATCCGTCATCAAGATGGTACAGTCCACCTTCTTAGCTGAAACGAAGAAAGGAAAATAGACGATTAAGGAAAAGGGGTTTTCCTCAAGGGTCAAGATCACTGATGCTTCCGTTACAGCGgctacaaacacacagatgaaACTCACAGGCGTCGTTGTGGACGCAGCCCTTTCCGTCACGCACGTTTACAATCCACGTGGCCTCTCTGCCGTCCGGGCCGTCTTTCACTTTGAAAGCGAACACACCTCCGATCTTCTTCACGTACTGATTGccttcctgcacacacacacatttattatttatgaagacagtgtgtgtgtttttccgcTCACATGCATCAGGACACGTACCTCCTCCAGCTTTTTAGCAATCTCCTGAAACACGGCATGAGCCTTAAAGCCCTCCAGTGCAGTGGGGGCGCTAGTGAACACCGCCTCGATCCGTCTGCaactgctgaacacacacacacacactaagaacTTTAAGCAAAGCATTATCTGTACAAACTATTGTTCTGAACCCTATGTAGTACAATACTATAGTGCACTTGATACACCCTATTAATTAAACACTCTATATAGGGCACTTGGACATGCAGTGCACTTATGTAGGGCACTTGTATAAATGAAACAAGGCTCCCTACTgaacatatagtgcactacacgGCTTATAAAAAACTTAAGGACGCTTAAATAAGGATTTAAACAATTCCACAAAGCAACTTCTGGTCACGACACAGAGTTTAGGAAAGAAAGTTCTAATTGAAAGTTTGGAATATTAGGTAGTATTTTggattatgtatgtatgtatgtgtgtatatatatatatatatatatatatatatatatttatattatatattatatatatatatatatatatatatatataaagcagaaTCGGGCTGCGTCCTAAATCACTAACACTAAAACAGTACACCCAAACAGGTCACTATAATCCCTACAGGTAGGTGGAGCATTACCTAGAATactatttagtaaaaaaaaaaaaaatgcggtttgggacacagccgcaCACTGCTTCATATAGATT from Ictalurus furcatus strain D&B chromosome 15, Billie_1.0, whole genome shotgun sequence harbors:
- the scp2b gene encoding sterol carrier protein 2b isoform X2, giving the protein MVRPFFKLFDSKMHISEIPSCRRIEAVFTSAPTALEGFKAHAVFQEIAKKLEEEGNQYVKKIGGVFAFKVKDGPDGREATWIVNVRDGKGCVHNDASKKVDCTILMTDSDLLALMTGKINPQTAFFQGKLKITGNMGMAMKLQNLQLQPGKAKL
- the scp2b gene encoding sterol carrier protein 2b isoform X1; its protein translation is MVRPFFKLFDSKMHISEIPSSCRRIEAVFTSAPTALEGFKAHAVFQEIAKKLEEEGNQYVKKIGGVFAFKVKDGPDGREATWIVNVRDGKGCVHNDASKKVDCTILMTDSDLLALMTGKINPQTAFFQGKLKITGNMGMAMKLQNLQLQPGKAKL